The Xiphophorus couchianus chromosome 5, X_couchianus-1.0, whole genome shotgun sequence genome includes a region encoding these proteins:
- the akap8l gene encoding A-kinase anchor protein 8-like isoform X2, translated as MDNRGYGSGYSSWGGGSSGNRGSGGFDMYGGGAGGSYKDSGAGGYGGGGGSGGHLKRGPSGGSMLTSSGTHADAVIAKINQRLDMLTQLEGGFRGSRGDRFDEYESFDSRPSGLSSSRDLYRSGGGSYGFGDSMLMTQRGGSGFGGGIGLGGGGGFDSLSSSSYGVAKVRPNMRDSFAGGQGGGSGGGGWVGAGRRSPRRGGGAGARGAAGGFGGRRSDPTPLSGGLRGSGGGGQSHRGHSPGGGRGKLPSLLSNRMYPESGGFQGSAPGPQDFPGRHFGGGPRGGRQRGRKRPLIKQQVKPQRDGQKKRKTGGDEPESKMNKTEGEEAEGTQEEPKPEGDDNNPEAATEEATPSEEGKTATAKQEEKKKPPTQGQEKQQKARKRRGFMDRLMFACSVCKFRSFYKEEMDAHLESRFHKDHFKFLSNQLSKPTTDFLQEYMQNKFKKTAERVGQLENHSATICQIYREQDLTRELGMEHFMRKVEAAHCGACDLFIPMQPHLIQKHIKSPDHNYNRKGIMEQAKRGSLSVARSILNHKLIGKKLESYLKGENPFTGNQDEHDPEDSMAMDVSELEHTGEAAEGQPENPEIKDESVAEGEAAQEAEGEQPAAAAAAAAAAAAAAGEEEERMEDEEQQLEEENQEEETQENHGVEEGFEIGEEEDEGYVVHDEGEEGFHGDEEGAEECQE; from the exons ATGGACAACAGAGGTTACGGTTCTG gttatTCCAGTTGGGGAGGCGGAAGCTCAGGAAACAGAG GTTCTGGTGGTTTTGACATGtatggaggaggagcaggaggaagtTATAAAGACTCCGGAGCTGGAGGATACGGAGGTGGCGGCGGCAGCGGCGGCCATCTGAAGCGAGGGCCGTCAGGGGGATCTATGCTCACATCCTCTGGCACGCACGCAGACGCAGTCATTGCCAAGATTAACCAGCGCCTGGACATGCTCACACAGTTAGAGGGGGGGTTTAGGGGGTCTCGAGGAGACAG GTTTGACGAGTACGAGTCTTTCGACTCGCGCCCCTCCGGGCTCTCCTCCTCCCGAGATCTCTACAGATCTGGCGGCGGTAGCTACGGTTTTGGGGACAGCATGCTGATGACTCAGCGAGGCGGCTCCGGCTTCGGAGGGGGAATTGGGCTCGGGGGAGGAGGAGGCTTTGAcagcctctcctcctcctcctatgGCGTCGCCAAAGTGCGACCGAATATGAGAGACTCCTTCGCCGGTGGCCAGGGAGGCGGCTCCGGAGGCGGCGGATGGGTCGGAGCCGGCCGACGTTCCCCCAGAAGGGGCGGGGGCGCCGGGGCCCGAGGAGCCGCAGGAGGGTTTGGCGGCCGCAGGTCCGACCCCACCCCACTAAGCGGGGGTTTGCGGGGAAGCGGCGGCGGGGGCCAGTCCCACCGGGGCCACTCTCCAGGAGGTGGTAGAGGCAAGCTCCCATCCCTCCTGTCCAACCGCATGTACCCCGAGAGCGGTGGCTTCCAGGGCTCTGCTCCGGGGCCTCAGGACTTTCCCGGGAGGCATTTTGGAGGGGGGCCACGAGGCGGTCGCCAGCGAGGCCGCAAGAGACCCCTCATCAAA CAGCAGGTAAAGCCGCAGCGTGACggacagaagaagaggaagaccGGAGGCGACGAGCCGGAGTCGAAGATGAACAAGACGGAGGGCGAAGAGGCGGAGGGAACGCAAG aagaaccaaaaccagaaggTGACGACAACAATCCGGAGGCTGCTACTGAG GAAGCGACTCCCTCTGAAGAAGGGAAAACCG CTACGGCCAaacaggaggagaagaagaagcctCCGACCCAAGGACAGGAGAAGCAGCAAAAAGCAAGAAAGAGAAGAGGCTTCATGGACAG GTTGATGTTTGCATGTTCCGTCTGCAAGTTCCGCTCCTTCTACAAGGAAGAAATGGACGCTCATCTGGAAAGCCGCTTTCACAAGGACCACTTTAAGTTCCTCTCCAACCAGCTGTCCAAACCAACCACAGACTTCCTGCAG GAATACATGCAGAACAAATTCAAGAAGACGGCAGAGAGGGTCGGCCAGTTAGAGAATCACAGCGCCACCATCTGTCAGATATACAGAGAGCAGGATCTCACCCGGG AGCTCGGAATGGAGCACTTCATGAGGAAGGTGGAGGCGGCGCACTGCGGAGCCTGTGACCTCTTCATTCCCATGCAGCCCCACCTCATTCAGAAGCACATCAAGTCTCCAGACCACAACTACAACCGGAAG GGCATAATGGAGCAAGCGAAGCGTGGCAGTTTGTCAGTGGCTAGAAGCATCCTCAACCACAAACTGATTGGGAAGAAACTGGAGAGCTACCTCAAG GGTGAGAACCCATTCACCGGGAACCAAGATGAGCACGACCCGGAGGACTCCATGGCGATGGACGTGTCAGAGCTGGAGCACACCGGGGAGGCGGCTGAAGGTCAGCCAGAAAATCCAGAGATCAAAGATGAGTCTGTGGCTGAAGGAGAAGCTGCTCAGGAGGCAGAGGGGGAAcaaccagcagctgctgctg ctgctgctgctgctgctgctgctgctgcaggggaggaagaggagaggatggaggatgaagagcagcagctggaggaagagAACCAGGAAGAGGAAACGCAGGAAAACCATGGAGTAGAGGAAGGTTTCGAGATTGgcgaggaggaggacgagggaTACGTAGTGCACGACGAAGGAGAAGAGGGATTCCATGGCGACGAGGAAGGAGCGGAGGAATGTCAAGAATGA
- the akap8l gene encoding A-kinase anchor protein 8-like isoform X1 produces MDNRGYGSGYSSWGGGSSGNRGSGGFDMYGGGAGGSYKDSGAGGYGGGGGSGGHLKRGPSGGSMLTSSGTHADAVIAKINQRLDMLTQLEGGFRGSRGDRFDEYESFDSRPSGLSSSRDLYRSGGGSYGFGDSMLMTQRGGSGFGGGIGLGGGGGFDSLSSSSYGVAKVRPNMRDSFAGGQGGGSGGGGWVGAGRRSPRRGGGAGARGAAGGFGGRRSDPTPLSGGLRGSGGGGQSHRGHSPGGGRGKLPSLLSNRMYPESGGFQGSAPGPQDFPGRHFGGGPRGGRQRGRKRPLIKQQVKPQRDGQKKRKTGGDEPESKMNKTEGEEAEGTQEEPKPEGDDNNPEAATEEATPSEEGKTATAKQEEKKKPPTQGQEKQQKARKRRGFMDRLMFACSVCKFRSFYKEEMDAHLESRFHKDHFKFLSNQLSKPTTDFLQEYMQNKFKKTAERVGQLENHSATICQIYREQDLTRELGMEHFMRKVEAAHCGACDLFIPMQPHLIQKHIKSPDHNYNRKGIMEQAKRGSLSVARSILNHKLIGKKLESYLKGENPFTGNQDEHDPEDSMAMDVSELEHTGEAAEGQPENPEIKDESVAEGEAAQEAEGEQPAAAAAAAAAAAAAAAAAAAGEEEERMEDEEQQLEEENQEEETQENHGVEEGFEIGEEEDEGYVVHDEGEEGFHGDEEGAEECQE; encoded by the exons ATGGACAACAGAGGTTACGGTTCTG gttatTCCAGTTGGGGAGGCGGAAGCTCAGGAAACAGAG GTTCTGGTGGTTTTGACATGtatggaggaggagcaggaggaagtTATAAAGACTCCGGAGCTGGAGGATACGGAGGTGGCGGCGGCAGCGGCGGCCATCTGAAGCGAGGGCCGTCAGGGGGATCTATGCTCACATCCTCTGGCACGCACGCAGACGCAGTCATTGCCAAGATTAACCAGCGCCTGGACATGCTCACACAGTTAGAGGGGGGGTTTAGGGGGTCTCGAGGAGACAG GTTTGACGAGTACGAGTCTTTCGACTCGCGCCCCTCCGGGCTCTCCTCCTCCCGAGATCTCTACAGATCTGGCGGCGGTAGCTACGGTTTTGGGGACAGCATGCTGATGACTCAGCGAGGCGGCTCCGGCTTCGGAGGGGGAATTGGGCTCGGGGGAGGAGGAGGCTTTGAcagcctctcctcctcctcctatgGCGTCGCCAAAGTGCGACCGAATATGAGAGACTCCTTCGCCGGTGGCCAGGGAGGCGGCTCCGGAGGCGGCGGATGGGTCGGAGCCGGCCGACGTTCCCCCAGAAGGGGCGGGGGCGCCGGGGCCCGAGGAGCCGCAGGAGGGTTTGGCGGCCGCAGGTCCGACCCCACCCCACTAAGCGGGGGTTTGCGGGGAAGCGGCGGCGGGGGCCAGTCCCACCGGGGCCACTCTCCAGGAGGTGGTAGAGGCAAGCTCCCATCCCTCCTGTCCAACCGCATGTACCCCGAGAGCGGTGGCTTCCAGGGCTCTGCTCCGGGGCCTCAGGACTTTCCCGGGAGGCATTTTGGAGGGGGGCCACGAGGCGGTCGCCAGCGAGGCCGCAAGAGACCCCTCATCAAA CAGCAGGTAAAGCCGCAGCGTGACggacagaagaagaggaagaccGGAGGCGACGAGCCGGAGTCGAAGATGAACAAGACGGAGGGCGAAGAGGCGGAGGGAACGCAAG aagaaccaaaaccagaaggTGACGACAACAATCCGGAGGCTGCTACTGAG GAAGCGACTCCCTCTGAAGAAGGGAAAACCG CTACGGCCAaacaggaggagaagaagaagcctCCGACCCAAGGACAGGAGAAGCAGCAAAAAGCAAGAAAGAGAAGAGGCTTCATGGACAG GTTGATGTTTGCATGTTCCGTCTGCAAGTTCCGCTCCTTCTACAAGGAAGAAATGGACGCTCATCTGGAAAGCCGCTTTCACAAGGACCACTTTAAGTTCCTCTCCAACCAGCTGTCCAAACCAACCACAGACTTCCTGCAG GAATACATGCAGAACAAATTCAAGAAGACGGCAGAGAGGGTCGGCCAGTTAGAGAATCACAGCGCCACCATCTGTCAGATATACAGAGAGCAGGATCTCACCCGGG AGCTCGGAATGGAGCACTTCATGAGGAAGGTGGAGGCGGCGCACTGCGGAGCCTGTGACCTCTTCATTCCCATGCAGCCCCACCTCATTCAGAAGCACATCAAGTCTCCAGACCACAACTACAACCGGAAG GGCATAATGGAGCAAGCGAAGCGTGGCAGTTTGTCAGTGGCTAGAAGCATCCTCAACCACAAACTGATTGGGAAGAAACTGGAGAGCTACCTCAAG GGTGAGAACCCATTCACCGGGAACCAAGATGAGCACGACCCGGAGGACTCCATGGCGATGGACGTGTCAGAGCTGGAGCACACCGGGGAGGCGGCTGAAGGTCAGCCAGAAAATCCAGAGATCAAAGATGAGTCTGTGGCTGAAGGAGAAGCTGCTCAGGAGGCAGAGGGGGAAcaaccagcagctgctgctg ctgctgctgctgctgctgctgctgctgctgctgctgctgctgcaggggaggaagaggagaggatggaggatgaagagcagcagctggaggaagagAACCAGGAAGAGGAAACGCAGGAAAACCATGGAGTAGAGGAAGGTTTCGAGATTGgcgaggaggaggacgagggaTACGTAGTGCACGACGAAGGAGAAGAGGGATTCCATGGCGACGAGGAAGGAGCGGAGGAATGTCAAGAATGA